ATCCATCAATATGCCCTCTTCCATCTTCCCTAAACATGCGCTAAAGACATAACGGGCAAGAAAGCTACCATTTTGTGGGCTCAACAATTGGCTTGTACTTGCCGTACCTGCAAGGAAGATACGAACAAATCGGACCGATGAACAAAACAAACCAACACACGAACCAATTAATCAATAAGCCAAGTCGGGGAAGACTCTATACTTGCGCTTCCAGTCGATCTGGTCCCGGCAGCGCTGGCAGACGCCGGTGATCTCCGACAAAGGCCGGAACCTGCCGCCGGGCTCCTGCACGAACAGAGCGGCGATGATTGCAACAGTTAGGTTCGACACGAACTGAAGAAATCACAAGGAAGGGGGTGGGTCGCTGGCTTACAGTCTCGTTGATCTTCCGGCCGAGATTGGGCTTCCATGCGTAGGTGTTCTGGTGCTTCGGGGGACCCTGTCGCTTCGACATCTTTGCCTCTCTCCTTGGTCTCTCCGctttgcgccgccgccggggttCTCCTCGTAAACCTGCTGCTGCACGAAGTGACTAGTTGGGCAATGGGTATCGTAGCCGTCGATTGGAAAACCTGTATAAACGTGTTGGATCCTTCCAGGCCCATCCTAATTCCCGAATTGGGCTTCCAAAGCATGGGCTTAGCAAGTCTCAAATACGAGCCCATAAGTAGGCCTACAAAAAAATCGTTTTCGAAAGAAAATTGAAATGTTTCTTTGCGGTAAGCCAATTTAATGTCTCGATTTTCACGGGCCGTTGCGGCTTCCTCTATTCATGGGCTTGCGCGTGGTCCAGTGCAGGTTGTTGGAGCTCGAGGAccttattctaaaaaaaaaaaaaaaagagctcgACGACCTAGTCAGAAtcttggaagttggaaccGAATATTGTACTGATCAGCCAAAGCCCCACCCCCACCGGACGAAGCcacagccaccaccaccggcgGCTACCGCCCGAGGTGGGGGAATCGGTGGTGGAGGCAACCAACCGAAGAATTGGTGGAAGCGACCTCCGTATCTCGGCAGAATGGCGATGCGGAGAAGTCTGCTGCAGTTCCAGGGGCTCCTCGCGCAGCAAGCCCTCCGCAGCGCCATCCCAAAACCCCGACCCATACCCAACCCCCACAGCCGCTTTCTCCGCTGCCCATCCCCGTCCGCAGCCGCCTCCAGCTCCCCGTTGTCCCGCTTCCTATGTCGCGGCTCCGGCAGCGCGGGGACGCTCCTGCCGATGAGCGCAGCTGCCgttgcggcggccgccagggccgccgccgcacggtGGCTGGCCGCGCGGGGTGCCGGATCGCTTGAGCTCTTCTCGCTGCAGCGGAGGAGGTCCCCGGGCTGGCtctcttcgtcttccaacTTCCTCCGCGGCGCACCTTGGTGAGGTTTCGTCCGGTACGGCTCTCCTAAAGGGGAACTTTTTTGTCATTTGGTCATTTTCGTTTTCGTGTCTCCGGAAGGGCGCACTGGCTGCCATCAGCGGACGGGATGTTGCTGACGATTATCAGCACAAATGTGGCGGTCTTCCTGATCTGGCAACTGGCCGATCCAAGTTTCATGATGGACCATTTCACGGTTAGTGATCAATCAAAGGgcttttgttttgattttgcGAGTGGTTGGTGAAGTGTGATTTGATGATTGCCGTGATGAGCAGGTTTCTCTGGACAATCTGAAGAGTGGGCGGTTGCATACATTGCTCACGAGTGCCTTCAGCCACAGAGGGAATGGTCACCTTTTGGGCAATATGATAGGCCTCTACTTCTTCGGTTCAAGTGTAAGACGGTTCACTCCTGTCTTTTGTTGCATTGCCGAAACATGTTGTATATGTTAGGAGTATAATGTAGATGCAATCCTAGTTTCCCCTCGAGTGTACAACCTTGTGGTAAAATATTTTCACCCACTCTTTCTGCATATCTAATTTTACAAGTGTGTAACATACAAATTTTTCCCTAAATATCTGAAGTTAGCTGATCTATTAGCAACAAGACCACCAACGTCTTGTAGAACTTTCCAGTAAAAAATAACATCTTGTAGAACTTAAGCTGGGATAGGACTGAGGAATTGTGGCAATAGTAAGTGCTTATCTGAACTTTACCTTTTTGTTGGATTAGATACTTCAAGCATGTATGTAGCTCTACCTACATCTTTCTGAAAATTGTGTAGAATTAAGGTATGTCATCATATTTTACAGTGCTGAACTAGCATATTTTCTTCCCTCTGTTTTCTCCTGTTATCTATTATTCATTTAAGTTACCTATTATTTGAAGTTCGATGCCATGGTTCAATTGGTAGACACCCTGTTCTTAGGAAGCAGCGTTCAAGTATCACACTCGCAGTGGCGGCATTCTTGAAAAGATCAGAAAATAGATTCAGTGGAAGTTTACAATTTTGTAACAGGAACCATATAATCTTTCTTTAACAAAAACACTTCTGAGTTGCCAAGCAATGCTGTCTTCTCAAAGTGACAAAAGAGTTGTATAAGTGGTCCTGGCATATATCAATTGGGAGTATATGCTCCATTTAATTAGCTCTTGCTAGCTTAAGACAAATCCCTTAGGACTAACTCTCTATGACTTCACGCTAGATAGTGACATGTTATATCCAATGAAttttgatactccctccgtccaacaaaggatgtctcaactttgactaaatttgaatgcatctatacaccaagtcatgtctagatacatcttttgttggacggagggagtaatacttTTACCAAAAAGATTTTAGTTTATCAATCAATATAATCATTTGACTGTTTGAACTGACAATGTTGTCCTGATCCTGTGTGTAACTGACCTATCTCAGGCATCCAGATGGCATGCTAGTTATGCTACAGTTAGAAGTCTaagctttccaaaaaaaaaggggttatactccctccgatccataaaattGTCGCCCATTTTGGACTAAGTTAGTaaaaattttgtactaagagggcgacactttttatggatcagagggagtaacttaTACTAGCAAAATTCCCGTGCATTGCAACAGATCCAAAATAAACCAATATACCACTAGAAACAGCTTACTGGTTTTATACCATTGTAAGTATCTTAGGTTTTGTTACAGTTTTACTCCTCTTACCTATTCGACAGCTTCTACCAAAAACATTTGCCACGTACTTCCAAATTTAGTATAGTTTTGAAACTCAAAAGGTACTTTCCGTTCTTGTTTCTTTGCAGCATGtacatacttcctccattcctCAAAACACCTCAtgtagatttgtgcacttggacaaAACAGCTCTCatttctagtgcctgaccactcatacTGGATTAGTATTAAATAGATGTGAACtgttattggccgggtgcgggaGTCAAGAGAAAAACAAGGTATATTATGGAACAAACCAGAAAAATCTATGTGAGTTGTCTTGTGGAATTGAGGGAGTACAAAGTAAGGCATCATCATAAAGAAACTTACATTGGAAGATCgctaagttttttttgttaaatcaTTATATTGACAAGGAGGAGACTATTTCATTTTGGTAACAAATATGGTCTCCACTGTAGCGAACGCACACACCTGCTATATTTATGCGCACCTGATACTCTCCCTGCCGCAATCACCTTTTTTAGTGATGGTCAGAGCTAGACCACCATTTTGTGGGCATCAAGATTGTTTCATACTTTTATTCAGTCGCAATCTAGCATGAGTACCCGTGCTATTTTTGTTAGACACTCAGGACTGGTACTTCATGCCTATTATTTCATCAAATCGACTACCCAAATATTCTCTTATAGGACCTGTGGGCAGAAAGTGAAAGAAGAAAACTATAGGTGCAACTTGATGCCACCTTTAGCAGTTACAACCGGATGAAGGAAGGAGACAAAAGGAAAGCGAGAGATAAAGGAAACATGAGGCTATTAGATGCTCTGCATATTTCAATCAGATctctattactccctccgtccaacaaaggatgtctcaaatttgactaaatttgaatgcatctatacactaagtcatgtctagatacatccaaatttcgacaaacttgagacatcttttgttggacggagggagtagatgaaTTATCCATAAGCTTGGTGATGCATTTATTGGGCAATATGACAAAGTGGACATTTTTTACTCGtaagggaaaaaaatcaatgtATCAAATGAGTAAATGGATATTCTTTCTAATACAGACACCAACCAAATGGATATGGTATATGACACCAAAATTTCACCGGTACCTAGTTATTTCTGCAAGTAGTCATAAGGAGATTTAAAGATAATAGATTTGAACTATTAGGACCAGTTTATTTGAGCAAACAATAATTGCAGAATCATGGCAAGCAAAGCAACAATACGATTGTTAAGGGCAACTCAAATGGGTTTTCGCAAGAGCACTTAAATTTTCCGAAGGAGATGAAAATCAAAGTAGACGAAGAAGCTTCTCATATGACCCTACAAATTTTGTATGAGCCCATTGATATTTtgctaatttcaaatttaggTCGTGTCCTTATCGAATAAATATTATATTAACAGTTAGCATGATGCAGAAGTAAAAGAACCAACACATAATATCTTGGTGTATGTCTGATTCAAGCCAGTTCAAATAAATTTTCAATGTCGGCTCACCAAGCTCCATAAGCACACGCAGAATAAGGGAACATTTTACAAGTGAGGAACAGCAAGAGTGGCGTTGATTGCCAGCCTAAAGCGCTACCCACAAAATTTTCGCCCTCATCCTTTGCCGAAACTTTGCTCCTGAAACTGAAGATGGGGCTGCTTTGCCATGGATTGAAGGGGTGGGGCTTTAGTATCGTGACTATCGTCCCAATAATCCATTTTTGTGTTCAAGTTCATCGTTTGGCCAGCTATACTTAGTCACACTGTACTGCTTGCCACACTTTggtttcatttattttgacCATTATAGCAACACACCCTTCCATGAACTCTAAATCTCTAATGACACACAGGAAATGCTGTAAATTTTGAAGATGCAAACGTGCTTATTCATATCTCCATCATTCTTCTCTCCTCCACTTTACTTCTGCTGTAATTATGAGACGAATGTTATGCAAATACATTAGAAGAATTCTGCATCAAGTGATTAACAATGGTGGAAGAATTGTGGATGGGAGAAGAGTAATTTATGGGCATGTGTGAGAAACACTAGATATTCACTATCGCTGCTGCCTCCGGTGGCATTCTCATCTGGACTTCCTGATAACAT
The Brachypodium distachyon strain Bd21 chromosome 2, Brachypodium_distachyon_v3.0, whole genome shotgun sequence genome window above contains:
- the LOC100829598 gene encoding RHOMBOID-like protein 12, mitochondrial gives rise to the protein MAMRRSLLQFQGLLAQQALRSAIPKPRPIPNPHSRFLRCPSPSAAASSSPLSRFLCRGSGSAGTLLPMSAAAVAAAARAAAARWLAARGAGSLELFSLQRRRSPGWLSSSSNFLRGAPWAHWLPSADGMLLTIISTNVAVFLIWQLADPSFMMDHFTVSLDNLKSGRLHTLLTSAFSHRGNGHLLGNMIGLYFFGSSISSMFGPAFLLKLYMAGALVGSTFFLLEKTYTSPPKQAYLEWDSSRNSALGASAAVNAIVLLKIFLNPKGLVYLYFLIPVPAALVGAAIIGFDLLRVSKEQGQASGSSPLGGTLVAALVWARIRKGWI